ATTGAATATTGGGAACGTTAGTTTGGATTCCTTTTGAACGCCCATTAGTCTTTCAGCTTTAGATAGTGCTACTGTCTCATCCTTTATTTCCAGTGTCTGCATCATTTCCTGAGTAACCTCTTCGATACCTCTGGGTTAGTGGTTGACCTATGTTCATCCTCTAAATCTGCGTCTGTAGAGGATAGTAATTGATCTGAGGCGTCTCTCTTTGGTAGAGGGGTTCCCTCCTcttctcagtggcgtaactaccgggggagcagggggtgcgattgggccggGGCCCGCACCCCTCATGACCCCCCGACAGCACGCATGCCATTGATTacggtgaaaaaaaaatcacgtacggagggcattggggggggggcctggaggAATCCATTGTTCATGGGGCTTTAAGATTCTTTGTTTGTCTACTCGTATGCGTATTTCCATCAGATTTTGTGGGGGGTGGTTGAACAGTGTTCATGATCCACTGTAAAAATTCCCCAAATTGATGTAGTACTTGAGTTGGGAGATTGGGTGACGTTCGTTCAAAGGTGTATACGTGGAAGCTTCCACTGTGTCTGAATGTGGGGTGACTGATGTTGTTGGCACAGGTAAAACTGGCCCAGATGAAAGCCTCCTCTCCTCAGTATTGGGAGTTGAGGTAGGTCCTTCTGCTGCTTGTGATGGCATAGGTTGTGGAGATGGGTGGGCCCTTGTGTCTCTGGTTTTTTTGAACTGGGCTTACAGTCTGAGCAGTAGTTCCTCTCAGACTTTCTCAAATAGTGTTTACAACTTGCTGTCTTTGTGGCCTGAATATCTGCCCTCAACTCAGTCAGGGAGTCGGCTTTCTCCATTAATGATGCTTCAGTTGGGCAATGCTAGTGTAATCTGTGTTGCACCCGCAGTCTGGTGTTATTGGGATCTATTTGCTTTATAAGGCCCTGACTCTTGGTATGCCCTGTATTAGAGCCGTTCCCCCAGTGTGTGTCAGCTGCGTTGTACGCCTGTACAGTCTCAGGTGCCTGTGCTGTCCTAGTGTGTAGAAGCTGCAGCAGTGCTGCACTAGCTGTGTTGTCTCCTGCTCTCCTGTGGATCTGGTACGGCTCTGCGACTAGTGACATCAGTGCACCTCTATGAGAAACGGCGCAAAGAACTTTTGGCATGATTGGTCTTTCGTGCGCAGGCGCTGCCTAGCAACCGCTCATAGTGAGCGACCTCGTCATGATCACGTTCCCTATAATGCGGTAATACTTAGTGAGGCGTGGGTAGACAGAACAGCTCTGTGTGTTACCTATGGCCCTTGTACAGGCAGGTCTGTTTCATGTGGCTTGTGCACCCCAGTCTGTCACAGCCTTGCCTGCTTACTTAGTTGCACCTAATGGACAGCTCTGCCCTCTAAGGTGTTCTGATCTGAACTAAATGGTCCAAGTTgaagaaaaattaattaaatagtaataatagtGCTTTGCTGTCTGATACTGTCCTTtacctccaaggcaggacaaaaaAGGAGGAGAGGAGGAGAAGCCAGCCCATACAGTTACGCCAATAAATATCTgtacagagacaacttttttctaattttggttctgtacattaccacaatgaattttaaatgaaacagctcagactttcagctttatttcagtgggttgaacaaaaactaGGATGAGTCCTGACCAATAATAACAATTGAAGTGGTTCACCTATAATTAATAtacacaacttttcaactggtcttcagctataatttttcttatagtttttaaactatttgccatCTATTACTGACAtttcaggtttcaaatgggggtcactgaacctatctaaaaacaaatgctttgtaaggctacaaatatattgggggttttttttcaaactttttattacttatctttctattcaggccctctccttttcatattccaatctcttattcaattcagaaCAATCACTGAGGTAATAAGAAGCCTGGAAGTGTAGTGGTGCCCCTATATCACTGGAGGCCAGCAACTCGTCTagtgaaaaagtgtaaaaaagtgaaaaagtacaAGTACCCTTGGCACATCACAGCAATGTTTCATCACATCTACCAGTATACTGAATAGGGTTCTGCTACTGCAGTATTTGGAAGCACTGTAGAGGGGGGTAAACTGTAAGAAGGCAAGGAGTAAATAGAATGGTAAAGTCAAAGAAAGAACAGAAAAGATAGAAGAATAGCATGAGGAAAAGGAAGATCAGCTAAAGAGAGGCAGGTGAAAGAATAGCAGAGTGATAAGGAAATGAGGAAGGTCCAGGAGATGAGGAAGGTTTGGGTAGAAAGGAGGTAAGGAAGGTAGAGGCAGAGGGGCAGATCATTAAAAGGAAAGTGGAAAATGGGAGACAGCAGTAATGGTAGCTGTGAAATGAACTGCACAAAAAAGCACAACAGAAAGGGGGGAGGGAATGAGGACAAAACAGAACTCAGTGGGAGGGATGGGAAACAATTTGAAAACAGTAGAGAAGAAGAGagagcagaagaaaaaaataacagtgagCATAAAAGAAAGACAATAGAGCAGAAGAGAAAAGGGGGTGAAGATAGAGAAAAGGGGATAGAAAGGGTgggaaaaaagaacaaagaagtagtggaagcagaagaaaaacacaaaatgggTATGGGATGCAATGGGTGTTTTAAGgagcattatatattattttacaaaccAGATTACTACATAAAAATCAGGGCTGCCAGGTTGGGTCATTACCGAGTTGCACCAAAATCAACAACACCCATTGTTGTTGATTTTGGTGCAACTCGGTAATGACCCAACCTGGCAGCCCTGATTTTTATGTAGTAATCTggtttgtaaaataatatataatgctcCTTAAAACTGCAGTCTGAAGATACTTTTAGTGTGCACCTGTTTTAGTGCGGATAATCGCCTCTGAGCAGTGACTTCAATGACATTTTGGCAGCACTATATGTAATTCCAGGACAAGgtgcaatatgcaaaaaaaaaaagtgcatgccTCCTAGTTTGTATGTCATTCCCTACACCTTGCAGCACGTTTCCAACGGTTCACCAGGCCAAGGATAACAATCAGTTCATGTGCTCATTACCAGTGCTGTGCAATTGTATGACAAAACAAGTTATACCCAGGGGCAAATAGAGACTCAAGAAAATTGTTAAATATGTTACAAATATTGAATGGAAATATTTAGACATTTAGTTGAGAACTAACTACCTCTCATGTTCACCATTGGTCGTATGCACAAGGAGGTCGCTGAAGTTCTCCAGCCCTAAACAAATCTCAATACATTGTTTCCATGTCTTCTTTTTATCAGGAATTATTCTGCACTACAGATCAAATATCCATATGTTGTATCAGTCCCAACCTCATCCCTCTTCTTCTATGGCCTTTCATAATGTGTTGGTCTGCTAACCTTCTTCCCTTTATAAATAGCCACAGTTGGGACTGTGTGGAATTTGGGGCagataaattcaattttttactgtatttaaattaGAGTGCTCCAGGGCAAAAAAGAACTAGGGTTATGCAACAGAGGCATGTGCTTTGGCTGCTGCAACACATGGAGGAATCAACGGTCAGGAAGAATGAGAACCATCTTGATGCACTGTTAATTACTGCTGCTGAAAGTATTAATCTGTAACTGTTCCCCACACTCCTCTCCCTGACAACTCATACCATTGCATCTGTATGACTAGCCCATTCTGTTGTTCAGAGACCAATCCCAGGAGGAAAATGACAAGAAGCATGCAAGACATTGGAAATCTTCTGCTAAAAGGTTTCTATAGCCTGGCAAAGTAAATACAGAAAAAGCTTGCCCTTTAATAACTTTAAAGATAAGTAAGTGTGCACTGAAAAGGTATAGAAtttgattcattttaatttttctttaaaggttGACAacccattttaaatatattatgatGAACAACTTACTTCAGGTTGATGTGATAAAAGGAATGTTTCCATCTAATCACCAATCAGCATTTGCTTATATCCCATTTACACCTAGGCACTGTGCCTTTAATTACTTATGGatgttttactattattattaattgaattaaatcggtagttcaactttaaaatcaacttttagtgtgttatagaatgaccagtgcTTAGTAATGTTTCACTTAAAACTTTTTTCATAGATTTatacttctttccagctttcaaaaccTATTTTTCAGTTAGGCTAcaattttatgattatattttagaacatatttttctattcaggacctctccaaTTCATCTTCCCGTCTCACATTCACACCATTGCTTGGTTGTAAGGGAATTTAGACCCCAACAACCAGAGAGCTGATAACATTCCAGACTGGTGAGCTGCTGATCATtattcaaaaaccacacataatataaaaataaagaccaattgcaaaatctcagaatatcatgctataccatactaaaagttaaagtggaACAGCCGCTTTAAAGCTACTTTTGCTTTGAGAAAAATGGTAGTGATCAGATGGCACGGTTGCaacttgactttttttatttatggttacTTTTTCAAATAAATCCACCACACAGGAGACAATGTTAAAAAAaggggttttattatttttttttctgtcacaGGCTTGTGTTCTTTTCAatatgaaaaaacagtaaaataaaaataacggtatgggaaagagagaagaaaaaaggaTGTAATGTAAGAAAATCTGAAGAGCATAGTTAAGAGGAGAAAAAGGAATAATCCCTAATCACTGTGTGAGGTTCGCTAGCATTATTCCGCACATTTCCAGTTAAGTAAAAGGCAGAGCACTTTTTTACATACAACTGCAGGTAGTATGACCCATGTCAGTTACCCAAAGGATAGTTGGCCTACATAATTTATGTAGCTTATAGCTAACCAATTCAACCAATACTGTTCTCAATAAAGGGCATTAAGTGCATTTGATAAACATTGAAACAGCTGTGTATAGTATAATTGGAAGTAGTAAGGTATTTTAAATACTTAGATTTACACGAACATGACCAAAATTGAACCATATCAATGGCACTAGTTTAATCTGGGAACAAtatgatgggagttgcagttacACTTACTAAATCATTCCATTATAATAACTTGAGAAAATGTGAGAATGGACACCAAACACTTGACTGTGATCTGCAAAAGCACAGATGAGAAGCAATGTCTGCCAGGGTTTTGTAAAGTCCCATGGGACTAAACAGAGGTTTGCACTGTAACCCAAATGTAGCTGTAGAAACCAGCACCAAGCCACAAGTATGATCATGTTATTAGGCCAAAGAAAGATGGAATTCACAATGGGTGTTAATGTCCTCTTATCTAAAACCCAAAGGCAGATTACTGCATGTTGAGACCAAAGACCTACTTGTAAAACCTTAGCAAACGGTTTACCCCAATTAAAAGGCAACCTACCTTTACTGACAAGCAGAACACAGAAAAGGGGAATAGAAGAGAAATGTGAAATACAGACAACAAAACAactaagaaaaaaaggaaatggaaaaaatatgaatataaaacaaatgctactCTTCGGTACAAATCTTTCTCAGCCTGAGAATGAAGGGAGAAACGTGACAAAGAAATTTTAGCAACAGTGGGAAGAGTCTAGGCTTCTTCTTCAGCCTCTTCATTGAAATCTTCCTCTTCTTCAGCAGTAGCATCTTGATACTGCTGATACTCTGAGACCAGATCATTCATGTTGCTCTCTGCTTCTGTGAATTCCATCTCATCCATCCCTTCTCCTGTGTACCAATGCAAGAAGGCCTTGCGACGGAACATGGCTGTAAACTGCTCTGAGATGCGTTTGAACAGCTCCTGGATGGCAGTGCTGTTACCAATGAAGGTGACTGCCATCTTAAGGCCACGGGGTGGTATGTCACATACAGCTGTCTTGACATTGTTGGGAATCCATTCAACGAAGTAGCTGCTGTTCTTGTTCTGGACATTAAGCATCTGCTCATCTACTTCTTTCATGGACATACGTCCACGGAATACAGCTGCCACTGTAAGGTACCTGCCATGGCGTGGGTCACAGGCTGCCATCATGTTTTTGGCATCAAACACCTGCTGTGTGAGCTCAGGCACTGTCAGTGCACGGTACTGCTGACTACCACGGCTAGTTAGGGGAGCAAACCCAGGCATGAAAAAGTGTAGACGTGGGAAGGGGACCATATTGACAGCTAGTTTGCGAAGATCAGCATTTAATTGGCCAGGGAAACGGAGGCAGGTAGTGACTCCACTCATTGTAGCACTAACAAGATGATTGAGGTCTCCGTAAGTTGGTGTGGTAAGCTTGAGAGTACGGAAGCAGATGTCATAGAGTGCTTCATTGTCAATGCAGTAGGTTTCATCTGTGTTCTCAACCAGCTGATGAACAGAAAGAGTTGCGTTGTATGGTTCTACCACTGTATCAGACACCTTTGGAGAGGGTACAACACTAAAGGTGTTCATGATGCGGTCAGGATATTCTTCACGGATCTTACTAATCAGAAGAGTGCCCATACCAGACCCTGTTCCACCACCCAGAGAGTGGGTGAGCTGGAAGCCCTGTAGGCAGTCACAGCTCTCTGCCTCTTTTCTTACAACATCCAGTACAGAGTCTACCAATTCAGCACCTTCTGTGTAATGGCCCTTTGCCCAGTTGTTGCCAGCACCACTTTGACCTGAGAAAGTGAAGTGAACAAAGAGTCAATTTGTAGTTAACTGAGAAACAAGATTTAGCAAAGGATCATAAGCTGTACAGTTGAGATGtgtgaactttttatttttatggttgtTTCAAGAGCATTTATGAACAGGAGAATGTGAATTCCTTCTGATAAATCTTCGTAAGTCTATAtgaccctttgataaatttgccttagAGTGATGAATGTGGGTACATTATGTAAACTCGTGTAACACTCTGCTCTTTATTTGCAATGTGGTATGTAGCAAAGTTACCCAACAGAAAGGAAGCAGAACAGTTCCAAGGATAAGgactacattttatataaacatccatataaataaacatgaagttttaattaaacaaaaaaaaaatcaggtgccATAAAATATGCCTTACCAAAGACAAAGTTGTCAGGCCTGAAAATCTGTCCAAAGGGTCCTGAGCGCACAGAGTCCATGGTTCCTGGCTCCAGATCAACAA
The sequence above is a segment of the Xenopus laevis strain J_2021 chromosome 8L, Xenopus_laevis_v10.1, whole genome shotgun sequence genome. Coding sequences within it:
- the tubb.L gene encoding tubulin beta chain codes for the protein MREIVHIQAGQCGNQIGAKFWEVISDEHGIDPTGTYHGDSDLQLDRISVYYNEATGGKYVPRAILVDLEPGTMDSVRSGPFGQIFRPDNFVFGQSGAGNNWAKGHYTEGAELVDSVLDVVRKEAESCDCLQGFQLTHSLGGGTGSGMGTLLISKIREEYPDRIMNTFSVVPSPKVSDTVVEPYNATLSVHQLVENTDETYCIDNEALYDICFRTLKLTTPTYGDLNHLVSATMSGVTTCLRFPGQLNADLRKLAVNMVPFPRLHFFMPGFAPLTSRGSQQYRALTVPELTQQVFDAKNMMAACDPRHGRYLTVAAVFRGRMSMKEVDEQMLNVQNKNSSYFVEWIPNNVKTAVCDIPPRGLKMAVTFIGNSTAIQELFKRISEQFTAMFRRKAFLHWYTGEGMDEMEFTEAESNMNDLVSEYQQYQDATAEEEEDFNEEAEEEA